The proteins below come from a single Micropterus dolomieu isolate WLL.071019.BEF.003 ecotype Adirondacks linkage group LG05, ASM2129224v1, whole genome shotgun sequence genomic window:
- the tbc1d23 gene encoding TBC1 domain family member 23 isoform X1 → MADTVEEALHSSWDQDLAEALDSGSDMEMERGIVQVQEHSAQHRAKMWKIALNVSGKGDSLSPWDGVLDLPEQTLIHNRSEQLIDQLGVSEEERRDMVSDVESVITFYCKSRNISFTPELSWPHLLKPLLGLQLPRSDLYNCFYAIMNKYIPRDCVPNGRPFHLYRLLLQYHEPELCSFLDTKKITPDSYAINWLGSLFSSHCLPEVTQALWDFYLQQADPFLIFFLLLIILVNAKEAILTQEGDSKEDIIKMLEVSPSHLDSEDIEDLFSLAQYYQSKTPLSLRKMNQNLFGSSLVALKEEDTDLSQALCLPVSVPEILQANQLQQDGVRFFVVDCRPAEQYNSGHLSTAFHLDSDLMLQNPSEFALSVKSLLEAQKQSLESGSIASGEHLCFMGSGREEEDMYMNMVLAHFLQKNKEYVSIAKGGFMALQKHLVDMNIEGLDSSYVHWIVSTSGSHSSLSSADGESLSSPGDSKGVKSLVNKMTFALKSKSVNVKEKMISFIENTSTPVERMSFTLPWPEKVTPDRHVSSSDRVGKPYRGVKPVFSIGDEEEYDTDEIDSSSMSDDDRKEIVNIQTWTNKPDVKHHIPCNEVKETGHMFPSHLLITATHMYCLREIAARKGFAYIQSRQALNSVVKITSKKKHPELITFKFGSNNSAGVEITAVERYLIPNAGDATKVIKQQIMKVLDALESS, encoded by the exons ATGGCGGACACCGTGGAGGAAGCTCTTCACAGCAGCTG GGACCAGGATCTAGCTGAGGCGCTGGACTCTGGCTCTGAcatggagatggagagaggcaTCGTCCAGGTCCAGGAGCATTCGGCTCAACACAGGGCCAAGATGTGGAAG ATTGCTCTAAATGTCTCCGGAAAAGGAGACAGCCTTTCTCCCTGGGACGGCGTCCTCGATTTACCAGAACAGACCCTCATTCACAACCGCAGTGAACAGCTGATCG ACCAGCTCGGAGTATCTGAGGAAGAGAGGCGAGACATGGTGTCTGATGTTGAGTCGGTCATCACTTTTTACTGTAAGTCCCGCAACATTTCCTTCACTCCGGAGCTGAGCTGGCCACACCTGCTCAAACCACTACTGGGGCTTCAGCTTCCCCGCAGCGACCTCTACAACTGCTTCTACGCTATCATGAACAAATACATCCCCAG GGACTGTGTGCCAAATGGCCGACCCTTCCACCTGTACAGACTACTGCTGCAGTACCATGAGCCAGAGCTCTGCTCCTTCTTGGACACCAAAAAGATCACACCGGACTCCTACGCCATCAACTGG CTGGGCAGTCTGTTTTCCAGCCACTGCCTTCCTGAAGTTACCCAGGCCTTGTGGGACTTCTACCTCCAGCAGGCTGACCCcttcctcatcttcttcctcctgctcATCATCCTCGTCAATGCCAA AGAGGCCATCCTGACACAAGAGGGAGACAGCAAAGAGGACATCATCA AAATGCTGGAAGTGTCTCCTTCTCACCTGGATTCCGAGGACATTGAAGATTTGTTTTCTCTGGCCCAGTATTACCAGAGCAAGACCCCTCTGTCACTCAGAAAG ATGAACCAGAATCTGTTTGGTAGCAGCCTGGTGGCTCTGAAAGAAGAGGACACTGACCTGAGTCAagcactgtgtctccctgtgTCTGTCCCTGAGATCCTGCAGGCCAACCAGCTGCAGCAG GATGGGGTACGATTCTTTGTGGTGGACTGTCGGCCTGCAGAGCAGTACAACTCTGGGCACCTGTCCACGGCCTTCCACCTGGACTCTGACCTG ATGCTCCAGAACCCCTCTGAGTTTGCGCTCTCTGTGAAGTCCCTCTTGGAGGCTCAGAAGCAGTCTTTGGAGTCCGGCTCAATCGCCAGCGGAGAGCACCTGTGCTTCATGGGCAgtgggagggaagaggaggataTGTATATGAACATGGTGTTGGCCCATTTTCTGCAG aaaaacaaagaatatgtCAGCATTGCCAAAGGAGGTTTCATGG CCCTCCAAAAGCATCTGGTAGACATGAATATTGAGGGTCTTGACTCGTCATACGTCCACTGGATCGTCAGCACGTCAGGATCTCACAGCAGCCTCAGCTCTGCAGAT GGAGAGTCCCTAAGTAGCCCTGGAGACAGCAAAGGCGTCAAGTCTTTGGTCAACAAAATGACGTTTGCTCTCAAGTCCAAGTCAGTAAACGTAAAGGAGAAGATGATCAGCTTCATTGAGAATACCTCCACCCCTGTAGAAAG AATGTCTTTCACTCTGCCCTGGCCAGAGAAGGTGACTCCAGATCG GCATGTGAGCAGCAGCGACCGCGTTGGCAAACCTTACCGCGGGGTGAAGCCCGTTTTCAGTATTGGTGATGAAGAGGAGTACGAcacag ATGAGATCGACAGCTCGTCCATGTCAGACGACGACAGGAAGGAGATTGTCAACATTCAGACCTGGACAAACAAACCAGATGTAAAGCATCACATTCCATGTAATGAGGTGAAAGAAACGGGCCACATGTTCCCCAG CCACTTGTTGATCACAGCGACTCACATGTACTGCCTGCGGGAGATCGCTGCAAGGAAAGGCTTTGCCTACATCCAGTCCAGACAAGCACTGAACTCTGTGGTGAAGATCACATCCAAAAAGAAGCACCCAGAACTGATTACATTCAAGTTTGGCAGCAACAACTCAGCTGGAGTGGAGATAACGGCAGTTGAGAG ATATTTGATACCCAACGCAGGCGACGCCACCAAGGTCATTAAGCAGCAGATCATGAAAGTCCTAGACGCTCTGGAGAGTTCGTAA
- the tbc1d23 gene encoding TBC1 domain family member 23 isoform X3, with protein MADTVEEALHSSWDQDLAEALDSGSDMEMERGIVQVQEHSAQHRAKMWKIALNVSGKGDSLSPWDGVLDLPEQTLIHNRSEQLIDQLGVSEEERRDMVSDVESVITFYCKSRNISFTPELSWPHLLKPLLGLQLPRSDLYNCFYAIMNKYIPRDCVPNGRPFHLYRLLLQYHEPELCSFLDTKKITPDSYAINWLGSLFSSHCLPEVTQALWDFYLQQADPFLIFFLLLIILVNAKEAILTQEGDSKEDIIKMLEVSPSHLDSEDIEDLFSLAQYYQSKTPLSLRKMNQNLFGSSLVALKEEDTDLSQALCLPVSVPEILQANQLQQDGVRFFVVDCRPAEQYNSGHLSTAFHLDSDLMLQNPSEFALSVKSLLEAQKQSLESGSIASGEHLCFMGSGREEEDMYMNMVLAHFLQKNKEYVSIAKGGFMALQKHLVDMNIEGLDSSYVHWIVSTSGSHSSLSSADGESLSSPGDSKGVKSLVNKMTFALKSKSVNVKEKMISFIENTSTPVERHVSSSDRVGKPYRGVKPVFSIGDEEEYDTDEIDSSSMSDDDRKEIVNIQTWTNKPDVKHHIPCNEVKETGHMFPSHLLITATHMYCLREIAARKGFAYIQSRQALNSVVKITSKKKHPELITFKFGSNNSAGVEITAVERYLIPNAGDATKVIKQQIMKVLDALESS; from the exons ATGGCGGACACCGTGGAGGAAGCTCTTCACAGCAGCTG GGACCAGGATCTAGCTGAGGCGCTGGACTCTGGCTCTGAcatggagatggagagaggcaTCGTCCAGGTCCAGGAGCATTCGGCTCAACACAGGGCCAAGATGTGGAAG ATTGCTCTAAATGTCTCCGGAAAAGGAGACAGCCTTTCTCCCTGGGACGGCGTCCTCGATTTACCAGAACAGACCCTCATTCACAACCGCAGTGAACAGCTGATCG ACCAGCTCGGAGTATCTGAGGAAGAGAGGCGAGACATGGTGTCTGATGTTGAGTCGGTCATCACTTTTTACTGTAAGTCCCGCAACATTTCCTTCACTCCGGAGCTGAGCTGGCCACACCTGCTCAAACCACTACTGGGGCTTCAGCTTCCCCGCAGCGACCTCTACAACTGCTTCTACGCTATCATGAACAAATACATCCCCAG GGACTGTGTGCCAAATGGCCGACCCTTCCACCTGTACAGACTACTGCTGCAGTACCATGAGCCAGAGCTCTGCTCCTTCTTGGACACCAAAAAGATCACACCGGACTCCTACGCCATCAACTGG CTGGGCAGTCTGTTTTCCAGCCACTGCCTTCCTGAAGTTACCCAGGCCTTGTGGGACTTCTACCTCCAGCAGGCTGACCCcttcctcatcttcttcctcctgctcATCATCCTCGTCAATGCCAA AGAGGCCATCCTGACACAAGAGGGAGACAGCAAAGAGGACATCATCA AAATGCTGGAAGTGTCTCCTTCTCACCTGGATTCCGAGGACATTGAAGATTTGTTTTCTCTGGCCCAGTATTACCAGAGCAAGACCCCTCTGTCACTCAGAAAG ATGAACCAGAATCTGTTTGGTAGCAGCCTGGTGGCTCTGAAAGAAGAGGACACTGACCTGAGTCAagcactgtgtctccctgtgTCTGTCCCTGAGATCCTGCAGGCCAACCAGCTGCAGCAG GATGGGGTACGATTCTTTGTGGTGGACTGTCGGCCTGCAGAGCAGTACAACTCTGGGCACCTGTCCACGGCCTTCCACCTGGACTCTGACCTG ATGCTCCAGAACCCCTCTGAGTTTGCGCTCTCTGTGAAGTCCCTCTTGGAGGCTCAGAAGCAGTCTTTGGAGTCCGGCTCAATCGCCAGCGGAGAGCACCTGTGCTTCATGGGCAgtgggagggaagaggaggataTGTATATGAACATGGTGTTGGCCCATTTTCTGCAG aaaaacaaagaatatgtCAGCATTGCCAAAGGAGGTTTCATGG CCCTCCAAAAGCATCTGGTAGACATGAATATTGAGGGTCTTGACTCGTCATACGTCCACTGGATCGTCAGCACGTCAGGATCTCACAGCAGCCTCAGCTCTGCAGAT GGAGAGTCCCTAAGTAGCCCTGGAGACAGCAAAGGCGTCAAGTCTTTGGTCAACAAAATGACGTTTGCTCTCAAGTCCAAGTCAGTAAACGTAAAGGAGAAGATGATCAGCTTCATTGAGAATACCTCCACCCCTGTAGAAAG GCATGTGAGCAGCAGCGACCGCGTTGGCAAACCTTACCGCGGGGTGAAGCCCGTTTTCAGTATTGGTGATGAAGAGGAGTACGAcacag ATGAGATCGACAGCTCGTCCATGTCAGACGACGACAGGAAGGAGATTGTCAACATTCAGACCTGGACAAACAAACCAGATGTAAAGCATCACATTCCATGTAATGAGGTGAAAGAAACGGGCCACATGTTCCCCAG CCACTTGTTGATCACAGCGACTCACATGTACTGCCTGCGGGAGATCGCTGCAAGGAAAGGCTTTGCCTACATCCAGTCCAGACAAGCACTGAACTCTGTGGTGAAGATCACATCCAAAAAGAAGCACCCAGAACTGATTACATTCAAGTTTGGCAGCAACAACTCAGCTGGAGTGGAGATAACGGCAGTTGAGAG ATATTTGATACCCAACGCAGGCGACGCCACCAAGGTCATTAAGCAGCAGATCATGAAAGTCCTAGACGCTCTGGAGAGTTCGTAA
- the tbc1d23 gene encoding TBC1 domain family member 23 isoform X2, producing MDQDLAEALDSGSDMEMERGIVQVQEHSAQHRAKMWKIALNVSGKGDSLSPWDGVLDLPEQTLIHNRSEQLIDQLGVSEEERRDMVSDVESVITFYCKSRNISFTPELSWPHLLKPLLGLQLPRSDLYNCFYAIMNKYIPRDCVPNGRPFHLYRLLLQYHEPELCSFLDTKKITPDSYAINWLGSLFSSHCLPEVTQALWDFYLQQADPFLIFFLLLIILVNAKEAILTQEGDSKEDIIKMLEVSPSHLDSEDIEDLFSLAQYYQSKTPLSLRKMNQNLFGSSLVALKEEDTDLSQALCLPVSVPEILQANQLQQDGVRFFVVDCRPAEQYNSGHLSTAFHLDSDLMLQNPSEFALSVKSLLEAQKQSLESGSIASGEHLCFMGSGREEEDMYMNMVLAHFLQKNKEYVSIAKGGFMALQKHLVDMNIEGLDSSYVHWIVSTSGSHSSLSSADGESLSSPGDSKGVKSLVNKMTFALKSKSVNVKEKMISFIENTSTPVERMSFTLPWPEKVTPDRHVSSSDRVGKPYRGVKPVFSIGDEEEYDTDEIDSSSMSDDDRKEIVNIQTWTNKPDVKHHIPCNEVKETGHMFPSHLLITATHMYCLREIAARKGFAYIQSRQALNSVVKITSKKKHPELITFKFGSNNSAGVEITAVERYLIPNAGDATKVIKQQIMKVLDALESS from the exons AT GGACCAGGATCTAGCTGAGGCGCTGGACTCTGGCTCTGAcatggagatggagagaggcaTCGTCCAGGTCCAGGAGCATTCGGCTCAACACAGGGCCAAGATGTGGAAG ATTGCTCTAAATGTCTCCGGAAAAGGAGACAGCCTTTCTCCCTGGGACGGCGTCCTCGATTTACCAGAACAGACCCTCATTCACAACCGCAGTGAACAGCTGATCG ACCAGCTCGGAGTATCTGAGGAAGAGAGGCGAGACATGGTGTCTGATGTTGAGTCGGTCATCACTTTTTACTGTAAGTCCCGCAACATTTCCTTCACTCCGGAGCTGAGCTGGCCACACCTGCTCAAACCACTACTGGGGCTTCAGCTTCCCCGCAGCGACCTCTACAACTGCTTCTACGCTATCATGAACAAATACATCCCCAG GGACTGTGTGCCAAATGGCCGACCCTTCCACCTGTACAGACTACTGCTGCAGTACCATGAGCCAGAGCTCTGCTCCTTCTTGGACACCAAAAAGATCACACCGGACTCCTACGCCATCAACTGG CTGGGCAGTCTGTTTTCCAGCCACTGCCTTCCTGAAGTTACCCAGGCCTTGTGGGACTTCTACCTCCAGCAGGCTGACCCcttcctcatcttcttcctcctgctcATCATCCTCGTCAATGCCAA AGAGGCCATCCTGACACAAGAGGGAGACAGCAAAGAGGACATCATCA AAATGCTGGAAGTGTCTCCTTCTCACCTGGATTCCGAGGACATTGAAGATTTGTTTTCTCTGGCCCAGTATTACCAGAGCAAGACCCCTCTGTCACTCAGAAAG ATGAACCAGAATCTGTTTGGTAGCAGCCTGGTGGCTCTGAAAGAAGAGGACACTGACCTGAGTCAagcactgtgtctccctgtgTCTGTCCCTGAGATCCTGCAGGCCAACCAGCTGCAGCAG GATGGGGTACGATTCTTTGTGGTGGACTGTCGGCCTGCAGAGCAGTACAACTCTGGGCACCTGTCCACGGCCTTCCACCTGGACTCTGACCTG ATGCTCCAGAACCCCTCTGAGTTTGCGCTCTCTGTGAAGTCCCTCTTGGAGGCTCAGAAGCAGTCTTTGGAGTCCGGCTCAATCGCCAGCGGAGAGCACCTGTGCTTCATGGGCAgtgggagggaagaggaggataTGTATATGAACATGGTGTTGGCCCATTTTCTGCAG aaaaacaaagaatatgtCAGCATTGCCAAAGGAGGTTTCATGG CCCTCCAAAAGCATCTGGTAGACATGAATATTGAGGGTCTTGACTCGTCATACGTCCACTGGATCGTCAGCACGTCAGGATCTCACAGCAGCCTCAGCTCTGCAGAT GGAGAGTCCCTAAGTAGCCCTGGAGACAGCAAAGGCGTCAAGTCTTTGGTCAACAAAATGACGTTTGCTCTCAAGTCCAAGTCAGTAAACGTAAAGGAGAAGATGATCAGCTTCATTGAGAATACCTCCACCCCTGTAGAAAG AATGTCTTTCACTCTGCCCTGGCCAGAGAAGGTGACTCCAGATCG GCATGTGAGCAGCAGCGACCGCGTTGGCAAACCTTACCGCGGGGTGAAGCCCGTTTTCAGTATTGGTGATGAAGAGGAGTACGAcacag ATGAGATCGACAGCTCGTCCATGTCAGACGACGACAGGAAGGAGATTGTCAACATTCAGACCTGGACAAACAAACCAGATGTAAAGCATCACATTCCATGTAATGAGGTGAAAGAAACGGGCCACATGTTCCCCAG CCACTTGTTGATCACAGCGACTCACATGTACTGCCTGCGGGAGATCGCTGCAAGGAAAGGCTTTGCCTACATCCAGTCCAGACAAGCACTGAACTCTGTGGTGAAGATCACATCCAAAAAGAAGCACCCAGAACTGATTACATTCAAGTTTGGCAGCAACAACTCAGCTGGAGTGGAGATAACGGCAGTTGAGAG ATATTTGATACCCAACGCAGGCGACGCCACCAAGGTCATTAAGCAGCAGATCATGAAAGTCCTAGACGCTCTGGAGAGTTCGTAA
- the nit2 gene encoding omega-amidase NIT2 → MSTLAKAMSKFRLAVVQLQVTSVKADNLSRARRLVKEAAGQGSQVVLLPECFNSPYGTNFFSQYAERIPGESTQVLSEAAKANKVYLVGGSIPEEEGGKLYNSCTVFGPDGELLLKHRKIHLFDIDVPGKIRFQESETLSPGNSLSMFDTPFCKVGVGICYDLRFAELAQLYSRKGCQLLVYPGAFNMTTGPAHWELLQRGRALDNQVYVATASPARDETASYVAWGHSTVVNPWGEVISKAGPEEAVIYADIDLQYLADIRQQIPITAQRRDDIYTVTSAQGGSS, encoded by the exons ATGTCTACTTTAGCAAAGGCGATGTCAA AGTTCCGTCTGGCTGTCGTTCAGCTGCAGGTGACGAGCGTCAAGGCTGACAACCTGAGCAGAGCCCGGAGGCTGGTGAAGGAGGCTGCAGGACAAGGCAGCCAGGTGGTGCTGCTGCCG GAATGCTTCAACTCTCCATATGGAACCAACTTCTTCTCTCAGTATGCTGAGCGGATCCCAGGAGAGTCCACTCAGGTGCTGTCAGAGGCAGCGAAGGCGAATAAGGTGTATCTAGTGGGAG GATCCATCCCTGAAGAGGAAGGTGGGAAGTTGTATAACAGCTGCACAGTGTTTGGGCCCGATGGAGAGCTGCTTCTTAAACACAGGAAG ATTCACCTCTTTGACATCGACGTTCCAGGGAAAATCCGCTTCCAGGAGTCTGAGACGCTGAGCCCAGGCAACAGTTTGTCAATGTTCGACACAC CGTTCTGCAAAGTGGGAGTGGGCATTTGCTATGACTTGAGGTTTGCAGAGCTTGCACAGCTCTATAGTAGGAAAG GCTGTCAGCTGCTGGTCTACCCTGGAGCCTTCAACATGACGACCGGTCCAGCCCACTGGGAGCTCCTTCAGAGGGGGAG AGCGCTTGATAACCAAGTGTATGTGGCCACAGCGTCTCCTGCCAGAGATGAAACTGCTTCATATGTCGCCTGGGGACACAGCACTGTTGTCAACCCATG GGGAGAAGTGATCTCTAAGGCTGGACCAGAGGAGGCCGTTATTTATGCTGATATCG ACCTGCAGTATTTAGCCGACATCCGGCAGCAGATCCCAATCACCGCTCAGCGTCGGGACGACATCTACACAGTCACATCTGCGCAGGGAGGCTCGAGCTGA